A portion of the Tenacibaculum todarodis genome contains these proteins:
- a CDS encoding NAD(P)H-dependent oxidoreductase: MNSIESLQWRYAVKKFDDKKLLSSAQINTLKEAFNLTATSYGLQPIKLVVVQNKDIQKTLVAHSWNQPQVEQASHVLVFCIPKKYSNAAIEEYFDLVKKIRNTPDEIINPFKEYLMGDIDKKTQEELFQWNKNQAYLAMGNLLTVCAIEQIDSCPMEGFIAEKYDEALGLNQQNLTSILVLPVGFRAEDCYMKDLKKVRKETNDVIIEIN; this comes from the coding sequence ATGAATAGTATAGAAAGTTTACAATGGCGTTATGCTGTTAAAAAATTTGACGATAAAAAACTGCTTTCTTCTGCACAAATCAATACCTTAAAAGAAGCGTTTAACTTAACGGCAACTTCTTACGGATTACAACCCATTAAGTTAGTTGTTGTTCAAAATAAAGACATTCAGAAAACATTAGTAGCACATTCTTGGAATCAACCACAAGTGGAACAAGCATCGCATGTTTTAGTTTTTTGTATTCCAAAAAAATATTCAAATGCTGCTATTGAAGAATATTTTGATTTGGTAAAAAAAATTAGAAATACGCCAGATGAAATAATAAATCCATTTAAAGAATATTTAATGGGCGATATTGATAAAAAAACACAAGAAGAGCTATTTCAATGGAATAAAAACCAAGCTTATTTAGCTATGGGGAATCTTTTAACCGTTTGCGCTATTGAACAAATAGATTCTTGCCCAATGGAAGGTTTTATTGCAGAAAAATATGACGAAGCTTTAGGCTTAAATCAACAAAACTTAACATCAATCTTAGTTTTACCAGTTGGTTTTAGAGCTGAAGACTGCTATATGAAAGACCTAAAAAAAGTTAGAAAAGAAACGAATGATGTTATCATCGAAATCAACTAA
- a CDS encoding transposase, producing the protein MNRKYKSALYLVSFATVNWIEVFTRQVYFNVLAESINFYRVKKGMELYAYCFMPSHVHLLFRSSNEQPMELLRDFKKYTAKKTNRNYPKQSTRKQKRITVMVV; encoded by the coding sequence ATGAACAGAAAATATAAATCTGCATTATACCTTGTAAGTTTTGCTACTGTAAATTGGATAGAAGTTTTTACAAGGCAAGTCTATTTTAATGTTTTGGCAGAAAGTATAAATTTTTACAGAGTTAAAAAAGGAATGGAATTATATGCGTATTGTTTTATGCCAAGCCATGTACATTTATTATTTAGATCTTCTAATGAGCAACCCATGGAATTATTAAGAGATTTTAAAAAATATACTGCAAAAAAAACTAATAGAAACTATCCAAAACAATCCACAAGAAAGCAGAAAAGAATTACTGTTATGGTTGTTTGA
- a CDS encoding aminoacyl-histidine dipeptidase produces MSSEIRNIEPTIVWNHFADLNAVPRPSKKEERVIEFAVNFGKSLGLETFTDKVGNVIIRKPASAGMEDRKMVVMQGHLDMVHQKNSDTIFDFDKEGIKMFIEGDWVKAKGTTLGADNGLGVAAIMAILSSTDIVHPAIEALFTIDEETGMTGAMGLEAGVLQGEILLNLDTEEDDEIGMGCAGGIDLTATRNYTEEETPKNTTAFSISVTGLNGGHSGMDIIKGLGNANKIMNRLLYNGFEHFGLRVAEINGGSLRNAIPRESFASVVIDTVSKEPFLFELNELINTIKNEFLTLEPNLSVELKEISSPEKVMDLGVQEGFIKAIYSALNGVYRMSPDIEGLVETSNNIARVIVKDGAIKIGCLTRSSSETNKYDLANSLRAAFELAGFSVELSGNYPGWQPNVNSEIVNLVANIYEELHGEKANVAACHAGLECGILGQNYPNVDMVSFGPNIKGAHSPDERAQISSTQKFWKFLLEILKNIPKKN; encoded by the coding sequence ATGAGTTCAGAAATAAGAAATATAGAACCAACAATAGTTTGGAATCACTTTGCAGATTTAAACGCAGTTCCCCGTCCCTCAAAAAAGGAAGAACGTGTAATTGAATTTGCCGTTAACTTCGGAAAAAGTCTTGGTTTAGAAACTTTTACCGATAAAGTTGGAAATGTAATCATAAGAAAACCTGCTTCTGCCGGAATGGAAGACAGAAAAATGGTGGTTATGCAAGGGCATTTAGATATGGTGCACCAAAAAAATTCTGATACCATTTTTGACTTCGACAAAGAAGGAATTAAAATGTTTATTGAGGGAGATTGGGTTAAAGCAAAAGGAACAACTTTAGGCGCTGACAACGGATTAGGAGTTGCAGCAATTATGGCAATTTTATCTTCAACAGACATTGTGCATCCAGCAATTGAAGCGTTATTTACTATTGATGAAGAAACAGGAATGACAGGTGCAATGGGTCTTGAAGCTGGTGTTTTACAAGGTGAAATTTTATTAAACCTTGACACGGAAGAAGACGATGAAATTGGAATGGGTTGCGCTGGAGGAATAGATCTTACAGCAACAAGAAATTACACAGAAGAAGAAACCCCAAAAAACACAACTGCTTTTTCTATTTCTGTAACAGGTTTAAATGGCGGTCATTCTGGAATGGATATTATTAAAGGCTTAGGAAACGCCAACAAAATTATGAATCGTTTATTATACAACGGTTTTGAGCATTTTGGTTTACGTGTTGCTGAAATTAACGGAGGAAGTTTACGTAACGCAATTCCACGTGAAAGCTTTGCTTCCGTAGTAATTGACACGGTTTCTAAAGAACCTTTTTTGTTTGAATTAAATGAACTTATCAACACTATAAAAAACGAGTTCTTAACATTAGAACCAAATCTTTCTGTAGAATTAAAAGAAATTTCTTCACCAGAAAAGGTAATGGATTTAGGAGTTCAAGAAGGGTTTATAAAAGCTATTTACAGCGCTTTAAATGGTGTTTATAGAATGAGTCCAGATATTGAAGGTCTTGTTGAAACTTCGAACAATATTGCACGAGTTATCGTAAAAGATGGAGCAATAAAAATTGGATGTTTAACGCGTTCTTCTTCAGAAACTAATAAATATGATTTAGCAAATTCTCTACGCGCTGCTTTTGAATTGGCTGGTTTTTCTGTAGAACTTTCCGGTAATTATCCTGGTTGGCAACCTAATGTAAATTCGGAAATTGTAAATCTTGTAGCCAATATTTACGAAGAATTACATGGAGAAAAAGCGAACGTTGCTGCATGTCATGCAGGTTTAGAATGCGGAATTTTAGGACAAAATTACCCAAATGTAGACATGGTTTCTTTTGGCCCAAATATAAAAG
- a CDS encoding TIGR00730 family Rossman fold protein yields MTQEDRKIKEKLQTKTWNEIKTNDSWAIFKIMAEFVEGYERLSKIGPCVSIFGSARTKPDHPYYKLAEEVAFKLTQNGFGVITGGGPGIMEAGNKGAHRGKGVSVGLNIELPFEQHDNPWIDQGKSLDFDYFFVRKVMFVKYSQGFIVMPGGFGTMDELFEAITLIQTNKIGRFPIVLVGKKFWGGLLDWIKNTLLEEGNISEKDLNLFRVVDTADEAVEHLNNFYAKYQLKPNF; encoded by the coding sequence ATGACGCAAGAAGACAGAAAAATAAAAGAAAAATTACAAACAAAGACTTGGAACGAAATAAAAACAAATGATTCTTGGGCTATATTTAAAATTATGGCTGAGTTTGTTGAAGGATACGAACGCTTAAGTAAAATTGGACCTTGTGTTTCAATTTTTGGATCTGCACGTACAAAACCAGATCACCCATATTATAAATTAGCAGAAGAAGTTGCTTTTAAATTAACCCAAAACGGTTTTGGTGTTATTACTGGTGGCGGGCCTGGAATTATGGAAGCTGGTAATAAAGGTGCACATAGAGGAAAAGGTGTTTCTGTTGGATTAAATATAGAATTGCCTTTTGAACAACATGACAACCCATGGATTGACCAAGGAAAAAGTTTAGACTTCGATTACTTCTTTGTAAGAAAAGTAATGTTTGTAAAATACTCACAAGGTTTTATTGTAATGCCTGGAGGTTTTGGAACAATGGATGAACTATTTGAAGCAATTACTTTAATTCAAACTAATAAAATTGGACGTTTCCCAATTGTTTTAGTTGGAAAAAAATTCTGGGGTGGTTTGTTAGATTGGATTAAAAACACACTTTTAGAAGAAGGAAATATTAGTGAAAAAGATTTAAACTTATTTAGAGTTGTAGACACTGCAGATGAAGCTGTAGAACATTTAAATAATTTCTACGCTAAATATCAATTAAAGCCAAATTTCTAA
- a CDS encoding alpha-ketoacid dehydrogenase subunit alpha/beta, translating to MATKHANLTAEQISFNDFKNEVLKDYKIARLSRECSLLGRREVLTGKAKFGIFGDGKEVPQLAMAKSFKNGDFRSGYYRDQTFMMAIGELNPQQFFAGLYAHADIKIEPMSAGRQMGGHFATHSLDENGDWKNLTQQKNSSSDISPTAGQMPRLLGLAQASKIYRNVKGLENFTDFSDKGNEVAWGTIGNASTSEGLFFETINAAGVLQVPMVMNVWDDEYGISVHAKHQTTKESISEILKGFQKEKDTNGYEIFVVNGWDYVQLIDVYNRASEIARTHHTPVLIHVKELTQPQGHSTSGSHERYKTPERLKWEKDFDCITQMRNWILNFELGDGNGGSLKFVDSEEELINIEKSAKKEVSAAKRNAWNSYLNEIKVELISAGNLFERIAKKSSNGTFITKYKNDLEAIIEPVRKDVLVACRKVLRYLREEHFAEKIELQNFIKNATKNAEIKYSSHLISETSYKTTNVTPVKPTYGAEENLVDARVIMRDNFNEILSKHPEVLIFGEDAGYIGDVNQGLEGLQEKFGELRVSDTGIREATILGQGIGMAMRGLRPIAEIQYLDYLLYALQIMSDDLATLRYRTFGKQKAPLIIRTRGHRLEGIWHSGSPMGGIINNLRGIHVLVPRNMTQAAGFYNTLLEGDDPALVIECLNGYRLKEKMPTNIGRYKTPIGVTETLKEGSDMTVISYGSTLRIVQETAKDLSQVGIEIEIIDAQSLLPFDINHDTVKSVAKTNRLLVIDEDVPGGASAYLLQEILENQNGYQYLDSKPQTLTAKAHRPAYGTDGDYFSKPSAEDIFEKVYEMMHEVNPNKFKSLY from the coding sequence ATGGCTACAAAACACGCAAACCTTACCGCTGAACAAATATCTTTTAACGATTTTAAAAACGAAGTCTTAAAAGATTACAAAATCGCAAGACTTAGTAGAGAATGTAGTTTATTAGGACGTAGAGAGGTTTTAACTGGTAAAGCTAAGTTTGGTATTTTTGGAGACGGTAAAGAAGTACCTCAATTAGCTATGGCCAAGTCTTTTAAAAACGGAGATTTTAGATCTGGTTATTATAGAGATCAAACTTTTATGATGGCAATTGGTGAGTTAAATCCACAACAATTTTTCGCTGGTTTATATGCGCATGCCGATATTAAGATTGAACCAATGTCTGCAGGTAGGCAAATGGGCGGTCATTTCGCTACACATTCTCTAGATGAAAATGGCGATTGGAAAAACTTAACTCAGCAAAAAAATTCTTCATCAGATATTTCTCCAACTGCAGGTCAAATGCCTCGTTTATTAGGTTTAGCACAAGCTTCAAAAATTTATAGAAACGTAAAAGGATTAGAAAATTTTACTGATTTTTCTGATAAAGGAAACGAAGTTGCTTGGGGAACAATCGGTAACGCAAGCACATCTGAAGGTTTATTTTTTGAAACAATAAATGCCGCAGGAGTTTTACAAGTACCAATGGTAATGAATGTTTGGGATGATGAGTACGGAATTTCTGTACACGCTAAACACCAAACAACCAAAGAAAGTATTTCAGAAATATTAAAAGGTTTTCAAAAAGAAAAAGACACTAACGGTTACGAAATCTTTGTAGTTAATGGATGGGATTATGTACAACTTATTGATGTATATAACAGAGCTTCAGAAATTGCAAGAACACATCATACACCTGTTTTAATTCATGTTAAAGAATTAACACAACCTCAAGGGCACTCTACTTCTGGCTCACATGAAAGATACAAAACTCCAGAACGTTTAAAATGGGAAAAAGATTTTGACTGTATTACACAAATGCGTAATTGGATTTTAAATTTTGAACTTGGTGATGGAAACGGAGGAAGTTTAAAATTTGTAGATTCTGAAGAAGAATTAATCAATATAGAGAAAAGCGCTAAGAAAGAAGTTTCTGCAGCAAAAAGAAACGCTTGGAACTCTTATTTAAATGAAATTAAAGTAGAATTAATTTCTGCTGGAAACTTATTTGAAAGAATTGCTAAAAAGAGTAGTAACGGTACTTTTATAACAAAATACAAAAACGACCTTGAAGCAATAATAGAACCTGTAAGAAAAGATGTTTTGGTTGCGTGTCGTAAAGTACTACGTTACTTAAGAGAAGAACATTTTGCTGAGAAAATTGAATTACAGAATTTTATTAAAAATGCAACCAAAAACGCCGAAATTAAATACTCTTCACATTTAATCAGTGAAACATCATATAAAACAACCAATGTAACTCCTGTAAAGCCAACCTATGGAGCAGAAGAAAATCTAGTTGACGCTCGTGTAATTATGAGAGACAACTTCAACGAAATTTTATCTAAACACCCAGAAGTATTAATTTTTGGAGAAGATGCAGGTTATATTGGAGATGTAAATCAAGGTTTAGAAGGTTTACAAGAAAAATTTGGAGAACTTAGAGTTTCAGATACCGGAATTAGAGAAGCAACTATTTTAGGTCAAGGAATAGGAATGGCAATGCGTGGTTTACGCCCAATTGCAGAAATTCAATATTTAGACTACTTATTATATGCTCTTCAAATTATGAGTGATGATTTAGCAACGCTTCGATACCGAACTTTCGGAAAACAAAAAGCGCCGTTAATTATTAGAACTCGTGGACATAGATTAGAAGGTATTTGGCATTCTGGTTCTCCAATGGGCGGAATAATTAACAACCTTCGCGGAATCCACGTTTTAGTTCCAAGAAACATGACGCAAGCTGCTGGTTTCTATAATACATTATTAGAAGGAGACGATCCTGCTTTAGTAATTGAGTGCTTAAATGGGTATCGTTTAAAAGAAAAAATGCCAACAAATATTGGTAGGTATAAAACTCCAATTGGTGTTACTGAAACTCTTAAAGAAGGAAGTGACATGACAGTAATTTCTTACGGTTCTACATTAAGAATTGTTCAAGAAACAGCTAAAGATTTATCGCAAGTTGGTATTGAAATTGAAATTATTGATGCGCAAAGTTTATTACCTTTTGATATTAATCATGATACTGTAAAATCTGTAGCAAAAACAAACAGATTATTAGTTATTGACGAAGATGTTCCTGGTGGAGCATCAGCATATTTATTACAAGAAATTTTAGAAAATCAAAATGGTTATCAATATTTAGATAGCAAACCACAAACATTAACAGCCAAAGCGCATAGACCTGCTTATGGTACAGATGGAGATTATTTCTCCAAGCCTTCCGCAGAAGATATTTTTGAAAAAGTATATGAAATGATGCATGAGGTAAACCCTAATAAATTTAAAAGTTTGTATTAA
- a CDS encoding aminopeptidase, translating into MNFKKALLILLLFSCKILLSQTNAIKIDAHLLDNSDKLRVVQEITFHNKTNTTLNNIYLHNWANSLANNNTPLAKRFLEDYKNTFYFSKDKEKGSTTIHNLLVNYQKVEYNEVINHQDILKIDLNTSLKPNDSIVITANYTVKIPDAKFTRYGKTKTGFHLRYWYLTPVVYENGWQTMSNLNLDDLYMNIANYNINISAPKPYFIESNLKNTLKNNQTTTNFTGNNTKDVIISIDSINKFTTLKTKKTLVKTDLLEDFLDPRVATDIVDRELNFIEDFLGKYPNKEIFIDRNSVGKNSLHDIYGLPKWLKPFPENFRWEMRFFNSLTIKYLDDVLLFNKRKDYWLKDGIQTFLMMEYVKKYYPDITILGKYSKYWGIKSYNISKLKQNDKYQFVYQFSARKFFDQALNVRADSLSNFNRKVVSKYKSGLGFRYLQDFVGDSILKNSFKEFYAKNQLKPTNSLQFEKILTSKTDKNLDWFFGDYISTDKKIDYKIKKVVQTEDSLRITIKNKREMTAPVALYGVKDKKIKFKKWITGVDSTKTITIPKNGFDKLALNYEQLYPEYNSLDNFRKTNNSLLHKPFQFRLYKDVGDPYYNQLFYSPNIRYNLYDGLILGINLNNKPVLAHNFEFSLTPNYSTKSKNLTGGYALGYNHFFKSDKIYKIKYGVSGSNFHYAPELGYNKFSPFVNIQFKRNSLRDVGTKFLLTRLVYINKDIPDSLQISERDKYTIFNVRYVNSKPNVVKRFQYALNAEFGNNFTKFSTDVRYRKEFNRNQNFELRFFGGIFLNNKSKGDYFSFGLNRGSDYLFEQNLFGRSESSGLFSQQFVVADGGFKSNFNQDVFANQLATSVNTSIGIWNWLEVYNDAAMLKNRNQNPRFFYENGVRLNFIPNIFEFYLPVYTNEGFQLNDNYSSKIRFVITTSFDRIYNYIRRGLL; encoded by the coding sequence ATGAATTTTAAGAAAGCACTCCTTATTCTTTTATTATTCAGTTGTAAAATACTGTTATCGCAAACAAACGCGATAAAAATTGATGCTCACTTACTAGACAATTCAGACAAGTTGCGTGTTGTTCAAGAAATTACATTCCACAACAAAACAAACACTACACTTAACAATATATATTTACACAACTGGGCAAATAGCTTAGCAAATAATAACACTCCGCTAGCAAAACGCTTTTTAGAAGACTATAAAAACACATTTTATTTTTCAAAGGATAAAGAAAAAGGTTCTACTACTATTCATAATCTTCTAGTAAACTACCAGAAAGTAGAATACAATGAAGTTATAAACCATCAAGATATTCTTAAAATTGATTTAAACACTTCTTTAAAACCCAATGACAGCATTGTAATTACGGCAAATTATACTGTTAAAATACCTGATGCAAAATTTACCAGATACGGAAAAACCAAAACTGGTTTTCATTTACGTTATTGGTATTTAACTCCTGTGGTTTATGAAAATGGTTGGCAAACCATGAGTAATTTAAACTTGGATGATTTGTATATGAACATTGCAAATTATAATATTAACATTTCTGCTCCTAAGCCTTATTTTATAGAAAGTAATTTAAAAAACACTCTTAAAAACAACCAAACGACAACTAATTTTACAGGAAACAACACCAAAGATGTAATTATAAGTATAGATAGTATCAATAAATTTACTACGTTAAAAACTAAAAAAACTTTAGTAAAAACGGATTTATTAGAAGATTTTTTAGACCCAAGAGTTGCCACAGATATTGTTGACAGAGAACTGAATTTTATTGAAGATTTTCTTGGGAAATATCCTAATAAAGAAATATTTATTGATAGAAATTCGGTTGGAAAAAACTCTTTGCATGATATTTATGGTTTACCAAAATGGCTAAAACCGTTTCCTGAAAATTTTAGATGGGAAATGCGTTTTTTCAACTCGCTAACAATTAAATATTTAGACGACGTTTTACTATTCAATAAAAGAAAAGATTACTGGTTAAAAGACGGTATTCAAACTTTTTTAATGATGGAATATGTGAAAAAATATTATCCAGATATTACCATTCTAGGGAAGTATTCTAAATACTGGGGAATAAAAAGTTACAACATTTCAAAATTAAAACAGAATGATAAATATCAATTTGTGTATCAATTTAGTGCTCGTAAATTCTTTGACCAAGCTTTAAATGTTAGAGCAGATTCTCTATCTAATTTCAACAGAAAAGTAGTTAGTAAGTATAAATCCGGTTTAGGTTTTAGGTATTTACAAGATTTTGTTGGAGATAGTATTTTAAAAAATTCATTCAAAGAATTCTATGCTAAAAATCAATTAAAACCAACAAATAGTCTTCAATTTGAAAAAATATTAACCTCAAAAACTGATAAAAATCTTGATTGGTTTTTTGGAGATTATATTTCAACAGACAAAAAAATAGATTATAAAATAAAGAAAGTTGTACAAACTGAAGATTCTTTAAGAATCACCATAAAAAACAAAAGAGAAATGACTGCGCCCGTTGCTTTATACGGCGTAAAAGACAAAAAAATTAAATTTAAAAAATGGATAACTGGAGTAGATTCTACTAAAACTATAACAATTCCTAAAAACGGGTTTGACAAACTAGCCTTAAATTATGAGCAATTATATCCTGAATATAATTCGTTAGATAACTTTAGAAAAACAAACAACAGTTTACTACACAAACCTTTTCAGTTTAGACTCTATAAAGATGTTGGAGACCCTTATTACAATCAACTTTTTTATAGTCCAAACATAAGATACAACCTATATGATGGATTAATTTTAGGTATAAATCTAAACAACAAACCAGTTTTAGCTCATAACTTTGAGTTTAGTTTAACTCCAAATTACAGTACAAAAAGTAAAAATTTAACTGGTGGTTATGCGCTAGGTTACAATCATTTTTTTAAAAGTGATAAAATTTACAAAATTAAATATGGCGTTAGCGGCAGCAACTTTCATTACGCTCCTGAATTAGGTTATAACAAATTTTCTCCATTTGTAAACATTCAATTTAAAAGGAATAGTTTACGAGATGTTGGTACAAAATTTTTACTTACTCGTTTAGTTTACATTAACAAAGATATTCCAGATAGCTTACAAATTTCGGAAAGAGATAAGTACACAATTTTTAATGTTAGATATGTAAATAGCAAACCTAATGTTGTAAAACGTTTTCAATATGCTTTAAATGCTGAATTCGGAAATAACTTTACAAAGTTCTCAACAGACGTTCGTTACAGAAAAGAGTTTAATAGAAATCAAAATTTTGAACTTCGCTTTTTTGGAGGAATATTTCTTAACAACAAATCTAAAGGAGACTATTTTAGCTTTGGATTAAACCGAGGATCAGATTATTTATTTGAACAAAACCTATTTGGAAGATCAGAAAGTTCTGGTTTATTTAGTCAGCAATTTGTGGTTGCAGACGGAGGTTTTAAATCGAATTTTAATCAAGATGTTTTTGCTAACCAATTAGCAACTTCTGTAAACACTAGTATCGGTATTTGGAACTGGCTAGAAGTCTACAATGATGCTGCAATGCTTAAAAACAGGAATCAAAATCCACGTTTTTTCTATGAAAACGGAGTCCGACTCAATTTTATTCCTAATATTTTTGAATTCTATCTTCCGGTTTATACAAACGAAGGATTTCAGCTAAATGACAATTATAGCAGTAAAATACGTTTTGTTATCACCACAAGTTTTGACAGAATTTACAACTATATCAGAAGAGGATTACTATAA
- a CDS encoding REP-associated tyrosine transposase → MSRKYKFHNKSALYFVSFATVNWMEVFTRQVYFNVLAESVDFCRSKKGMELYAYCFMPSHVHLLFRSSNEQPMELLRDFKKHTAKKLIEAIQNNPQESRKELLLWLFERAGKKKGNVSKYQFWQHNNQPIELWSEKVIKQKIDYIHKNPVALGFVTSPIDWKYSSARNFQDDHTVLQIDETGFLA, encoded by the coding sequence ATGAGTAGAAAATATAAATTTCATAATAAATCTGCATTGTATTTTGTAAGTTTTGCTACCGTAAATTGGATGGAAGTTTTTACTAGACAAGTCTATTTTAATGTATTGGCAGAGAGTGTAGATTTCTGTAGATCAAAAAAAGGTATGGAATTATATGCCTATTGTTTTATGCCAAGTCATGTCCATCTTTTATTTAGGTCTTCTAATGAACAACCTATGGAGTTATTAAGAGATTTTAAAAAACACACTGCAAAAAAACTAATAGAAGCTATACAAAACAATCCTCAAGAAAGTAGAAAAGAATTATTGTTATGGTTGTTTGAAAGAGCTGGTAAAAAGAAAGGTAATGTTTCAAAATATCAATTTTGGCAACACAACAATCAACCAATAGAATTATGGAGTGAGAAAGTAATTAAACAAAAAATAGATTACATTCATAAAAATCCTGTAGCCCTTGGTTTTGTAACAAGCCCAATAGATTGGAAATATTCTAGTGCAAGAAATTTTCAAGATGACCATACCGTTTTACAAATTGACGAAACTGGTTTTTTAGCATAA
- a CDS encoding DUF2851 family protein produces MKEDFLHYVWRYKLIASAEIETTKNEEIEILNPGVYNTNSGPDFLNTQLKINKQLWVGNVEIHLNSSDWYLHKHEEDVNYDAVILHVVWQHDVEVFMKDNSPIPTLELKGLIDNNLLKSYQNLFSKQQRWIPCENQISEVDKFVVNNWLERLYFERLERKSSVIEELLNKSNSDYEAVLFQLLAKNFGLKTNAEAFLSLATSLDFSVVRKESFNAESLEALLFGQAGFLEEVAEENYQNELKKEYEYLKHKHKLSPIANRQFQFFRMRPNNFPTIRIAQLVSLFNKHQNLFSKLIEVTKMEDFYSLLSVEVNEFWKTHYTFETTSKKSPKKLTKSFIDLLLINTIIPLKFQYLNSRGEVDEEDFLQLIQQLKPEKNTIISKFSDLKISAKNAFESQALLELKNNYCAPKQCLQCAIGKTILKK; encoded by the coding sequence ATGAAAGAAGATTTTCTGCACTACGTTTGGCGGTATAAATTAATTGCTTCTGCTGAAATTGAAACTACTAAAAATGAAGAAATTGAAATTTTAAATCCAGGAGTCTATAATACAAATTCTGGACCCGATTTTTTGAATACTCAGTTAAAAATTAATAAGCAACTTTGGGTTGGTAATGTCGAAATTCATTTAAATTCTTCAGATTGGTACTTGCACAAACATGAAGAGGATGTTAATTATGACGCTGTAATTTTACATGTTGTTTGGCAGCACGATGTTGAAGTTTTTATGAAGGATAATTCGCCAATACCAACTTTAGAATTAAAAGGATTAATTGATAACAATTTACTTAAAAGCTATCAGAATTTATTTTCTAAACAACAACGTTGGATTCCTTGTGAAAATCAAATTAGTGAGGTCGATAAATTTGTTGTTAATAATTGGTTAGAGCGCTTGTATTTTGAACGTTTAGAACGAAAATCTAGTGTTATTGAGGAGCTTTTAAATAAATCTAATTCAGATTACGAAGCTGTTTTATTTCAATTATTAGCTAAAAACTTTGGATTGAAAACAAATGCAGAAGCTTTTTTAAGTTTGGCGACTTCGTTAGATTTTTCTGTAGTTAGAAAAGAGTCGTTTAATGCTGAAAGTTTGGAGGCGTTGTTGTTTGGGCAAGCTGGTTTTTTAGAAGAGGTTGCTGAAGAAAATTATCAAAATGAATTAAAGAAAGAATACGAATATTTAAAACATAAACACAAATTATCTCCAATTGCTAATCGACAATTTCAGTTCTTCAGAATGCGCCCAAATAATTTCCCAACAATTAGAATTGCACAATTAGTTTCCTTATTCAATAAACATCAAAATTTGTTTTCTAAATTGATTGAAGTTACCAAAATGGAAGATTTCTACAGTTTACTTTCTGTTGAAGTAAATGAATTTTGGAAAACACATTATACGTTTGAAACAACTTCAAAAAAATCGCCCAAAAAACTAACAAAATCGTTTATAGATTTACTGTTGATTAATACAATTATTCCGTTAAAATTTCAATACTTAAACAGTAGAGGAGAAGTAGATGAAGAAGACTTTTTACAGTTAATTCAACAATTAAAACCTGAGAAAAACACAATTATATCTAAGTTTTCTGATTTAAAAATTAGTGCTAAAAATGCTTTTGAAAGTCAGGCTTTGTTAGAGCTTAAAAACAACTATTGCGCACCGAAACAATGTTTACAGTGCGCAATAGGAAAAACTATTCTTAAGAAATAA